The sequence ACCGTCTCGAGCAGGTCCTCCGCCTGGTCCCAGGCGTCGTGGTCGAGGCAGCGCAGCGTCCCCTCGAGCGTGCCGCTGGACGGGATGGCGTTGAAGGCCGAGCCGGCATGGATGCTGCCCCAGGTGAGGTTCACCCCGGAGCGCGGATCCATCCGACGGGTCAGCGCGGCCGGCAGCTGGGTCGCGATCGAGCCGAGCGCGTAGACGAGGTCCTGGGTGAGATGGGGGCGCGAGGTGTGGCCGCCCGCGCCGCGCACCAGGATCTTCACCGGGTCGGTCGCGGAGGTGATGGGGCCGGACTTCAGCCCGATGTGCCCCACGTCGACCCCCGGGTCGCAGTGCAGGGCGAGGATCGAGTCGACCCCGTCCAGCACGTCCTGGCCGATCAGCTCGAGCGCTCCGCACGGGTGCTGCTCCTCCGCGGGCTGGAACACGAGCCGCACCCCGCGACGGAGACCACCGGCGTCGGCCGCCCGGACCAGCGCGGTCGCCGCGCCGAGCACCGCGCTCATGTGGACGTCGTGCCCGCAGGCGTGGGAGACGCCCTCGACGGTGGAGCGGAAGGCGACGGTGGACAGCTCCGGGATCCCCAGCGCATCCATGTCGGCGCGCAGCGCCATCTTCTCCAGGGTCGGGTCGGAGCCGGGGATGTCGCAGATCAGACCGGTGTTCGCCATCCGCTGCGGGGTCAGCCCCAGCGCTCGGAGGTGCTCGTCGATGAAATCGGTGGTGGCATGCTCCTGATGGGAGAGCTCGGGATGGCGGTGCAGGTGGCGCCGCACCTGGCGCAGCGCCTCCTCGGCCTCGGCGACCGTCGTGGCGATCAGGCCCGTCGGCCCCAGCATCGCCCGCTGCTCCGCGGTGCCCAGCAGCACCTGCTGCGACTGCTCCACTGTGTGCTCCCCTGCATTCTCCGTCGGGACGGCCGCTGCGCGGCACGTCGAGGTCCGACGCCCCTCGCGGTGGCCGCTGCGGGCGGCCGACGTCAGCGCAGGTGGCCCAGTCCGCGCCGCTCGAGGCGGGCGACGAGTGCCGAGAGATCCTGCGCCTGCTCGTCGGCGAGCACCAGCAGCGCGTCCTCGGTGTCGACGATGCTGATGCCGTCCAGCCCGACCAGGGCGATGTGGCGATCCGTGGCACCGTACACCGTGGCCCGCGAGGAGACGGCATCCACGGCGGCGCTTCCCAGCACCCGGACGTCGCCGCCCCCGCGGTCTTCCGAGCCCTCTACGCCGGCCGGGGCGGGGCGCTCGCGCAGCTGCCGCGCGAGGGCGGCGAAGTCCCCCACGTCGTCCCATCCGAAGGAGGAGGGCACCACGGCGACCCGCCCGGCCGCGGCGAGCGGTTCGGCCAGGGCGTGATCGATCGCGATCGCGGTGAGATGCGGCCACACCCTCTCGAGCACCTCGGCCTGCTCGGGCGTGCCGTGCGCGGCCGCGATCTCCCGCGCGCCGCGCGCGAGCGGTGGGATCTGCGCCGCGAGCTCGTCGAGCAGCACCGACGCCCGCACCACGAACATCCCGGCGTTCCACAGGAAGCGCCCGGTGGTCAGGAACCGCTCGGCCCGCTCGCGCTCCGGCTTCTCCACGAAGCGGGCGACGGGACGGACACCGCGAGGGAGCGCGTGCGCACCAGCATCAGCGGCAGCACCAGCATCGGCAGCGCCGGCGCCGGCGCCGGCGCCAGGTGACTCCTCCTCGGCGCTCTGCTCGATGTATCCGAAACCGGTCGCGGGGTGCGTGGGAGTGATCCCGAGGGTCACCAGGTATCCGAGCTCCGCGGCCTCACGGGCCAGGCGCACCGCCTCCCGGAAGGCGGCCTGGTCGCCGATGAGGTGGTCCGCGGCGAAGGAGCCGATGACCGCGGTGGGGTCCTCCCGCTCCACGAGCGCAGCGGCCAGCGCGATCGCGGGCATGGAGTCGCGGGGCGAGGGCTCCCCCACCACGCGGACCCCGCTGTGCGATGCGAGCTGCTCCCGCACGGCGGCCTCGTGCGCCGCGCCGGTCACCACGATCGGCGGGCGGTCCGCGAGGGGTGCCAGGCGCGCCAGGGTCCCCTGCAGGAGGCTGCGCCCCTCCCCCGTGAGGTCCAGCAGGAACTTCGGGCGCGCGCGGCGTGAGAGCGGCCACAGCCGGGTGCCGGCACCGCCGGCGGGGATCACGGGCACGAACGGGGCCTGGGGCATCGGCCCAGCGTAACGGAGCCGCGAGGGCGTCCCGGAGGGTCCGGAGCGGCGTGGACGGGGCCGCGTGGGGAGGCGCTCCACCGGCCCTGCCTGGTGCTACGCTGAAGAGGCCCCTGTCGGGGGCGATGATGATGTCGCCGTGTCGTGAAATGGCCGCCCGCGTGCGGTCCACGTCGCGACCGTCGTCCGGAGGCACGTTCCGGAGGGCACGCGCCGCACTCCGCGGCATCTCATCACCGTTCCCGCCTTCACCCCGACGCTTCTGGAGGATCTCCGTGGCTTCAGCCCAATCCGGGACGCTCTATCGCGGACGCGAGGGCATGTGGTCCTGGGTCGCCCACCGCATCTCAGGAATGCTCATCTTCCTGTTCCTGCTGGTGCACGTCCTGGACACCGCTCTCGTCCGTGTCTCCCCCGAGGCGTACAACGAGGTGATCGGGCATTACAAGACGGTGGTGTTCGGCCTCGGCGAGGTCGGACTCGTCGGCGCGATCCTCTTCCACGCCCTGAACGGCCTGCGCATCATCCTCGTGGACTTCTGGTCCCAGGGCACCAAGCGCCAGCGCGGCATGTTCTGGGCCGTGGTGGTCGTGTGGGTCGTGCTCATGGCCGGCTTCCTCCCCCGCCACCTCATGCACATGTTCGGAGCGTGATCCCGATGACCTCCACCACCTCGATCCCCGATCCGAGCACCCGCTACCGCCGCACCGGCCAGCGCGGTCTGAACTCCGAGATGCTCTCGTGGATGTTCATGCGCGCCTCCGGCGTGCTGCTGGTGATCCTCGTGTTCGGCCACCTGTTCGTGAACCTCTGGCTCGGCCAGGGCGTCAAGGGCATCGACTTCGCCTTCGTGGGCGGCAAGTGGGCCTCCCCCTTCTGGCAGGTCTGGGACCTGCTCATGCTGTGGCTGGGCCTCATCCACGGCGGCAACGGCGTGCGCACGATCATCAACGACTATGCGCGCGGCGACCGGCTCCGCCTGGTCCTCAAGGGCCTGCTCTACTTCGCCGTGGTCGTCACGATCATCCTGGGCACGCTGGTGATCTTCACCTTCGATCCCTGCCCCACCGGCGCCGAGCCGAGCCTGCTGCCCTCCTTCTGCGAGGGCTGACGCCCCCGGGGCGGCCGCTCCGCGGCCGCCCCTCCATACTTCCCGGTCGACCCGAAACGGAGCAGTCACCCGACATGCAGACCCATACCTACGACGTGGTGATCGTCGGTGCCGGCGGTGCCGGCATGCGCGCCGCCCTCGAGTCCTCGAAGCGGGCTCGCACCGCCGTCGTCACGAAGCTCTACCCCACCCGCTCCCACACCGGCGCGGCCCAGGGCGGCATGTGCGCCGCCCTCGCCAACGTCGAGGACGACAACTGGGAGTGGCACACCTACGACACCGTCAAGGGCGGTGACTACCTCGTCGACCAGGACGCCGCGGAGGTGATGGCCAAGGAGGCCATCGACGCCGTGCTCGACCTCGAGAAGATGGGCCTGCCCTTCAACCGCACCCCCGAGGGCAAGATCGACCAGCGCCGCTTCGGCGGCCACACCCGCGACCACGGCGAGGCGCCGGTGCGCCGCTCCTGCTATGCCGCGGACCGCACCGGCCACATGATCCTGCAGACGCTCTACCAGAACTGCGTGAAGCAGGACGTGGAGTTCTTCAACGAGTACTACGTGCTCGACGTGCTCATGACCGGCGACCCCCGCACCGACGAGGGCGTGCGCGCCTCCGGCGTGGTCACCTACGAGCTGGCCACCGGCGAGATCCACGTCTTCAAGGCGAAGTCCGTGGTGTTCGCCTCCGGCGGGTTCGGCAAGATCTTCAAGACCACCTCGAACGCCCACACCCTCACCGGTGACGGCCCCGCGATGGCATTCCGCCGCGGCATCCCGCTCGAGGACATGGAGTTCTTCCAGTTCCATCCCACCGGCCTGGCCGGGCTCGGCATCCTCCTGTCCGAGGCGGCCCGCGGCGAGGGCGGCATCCTGCGCAACAGCGACATGGAGCGCTTCATGGAGCGCTACGCACCCACGCTCAAGGACCTCGCCCCGCGCGACGTGGTGGCGCGGGCGATGGCGAACGAGGTGCGTGAGGGCCGCGGCGCAGGCCCGAAGAAGGACTACGTCTACCTCGACCTCACCCATCTGGAGCCCTCGCACATCGATGCGAAGCTGCCGGACATCACCGAGTTCGCGCGCACCTACCTGGGCGTCGAGCCCTACACGGACCCGATCCCGGTGTTCCCCACCGCGCACTACGGCATGGGCGGCATCCCCACCAACATCCGCGGCGAGGTGCTGCGCAACGCGACCGACGTGATCCCCGGCCTGTACGCCGCCGGGGAGACCGCCTGCGTCTCGGTGCACGGCGGCAACCGCCTGGGCACCAACTCGCTGCTGGACATCAACGTGTTCGGCCGTCGCGCCGGCATCGCCGCCGCGGAGCACGCGGACGAGGTGGACATGCCCGAGCTGCCCGAGGACGTCGAGCTGCCCACCGTCGAGCTGCTGCAGCGCCTGCGCGATCGCCCGGCCACCGAGGATCGCATCGCCGACATCCGCCTCGAGCTGCAGGAGCTCATGGACGCGAACGTCCAGGTGTTCCGCACCGACGAGACCTGCCGCCGCGCGCTGGCCGGCATCGCCGAGCTCAAGAAGCGGTACGAGACCGTCGCCATCCAGGACAAGGGCCGCCGCTACAACCTGGACCTGATGGAAGCGGTCGAGCTCGGCTTCCTGCTCGACCTCGCGGAGATCGTCGCCCTCGGCGCGCTGCACCGCAAGGAGTCCCGCGGCGGTCATTTCCGCGAGGACTTCGAGAACCGCGATGACGTCAACTTCCTCGAGCACACCATGGCCTACCGCACCCTCCCGGACGAGGAGGGCATCGAGGGCACCCCGATCCGCCTGGGCACCAAGCCCGTCGTGATCACCCGTTACGAGCCGAAGGAGCGCACGTTCTGATGACTGCCGTCGCTGAGAAGCCCGAGGCCGCCTCCGGGGCCGAGGAGATCCCGTCGTTCCAGGTCACCCTGCGCATCTCGCGCTTCGACCCGGACAGCTCCAAGGGTGCCCGCTGGGAGGACTTCACCGTCACGATGCACGGCACCGACCGCGTGCTGGACGCCCTGCACGAGATCAAGTGGCACGTGGACGGATCGCTGACCTTCCGCCGCTCGTGCGCTCACGGCATCTGCGGCTCGGACGCGATGCGGATCAACGGCCGCAACCGTCTGGCCTGCAAGACGCTGCTGAAGGACCTCGACATCGACAAGCCCATCACCGTCGAGCCGATCAAGGGCCTGCCGGTGGAGAAGGACCTGATCGTCGACATGGAGCCGTTCTTCGACTCCTACAAGGAGATCATGCCGTTCCTCGTGGCCGGTGGGCAGGAGCCCAGCCGCGAGCGGCTGCAGTCCGCCGAGCAGCGCGAGCGCTTCGACGACACCACCAAGTGCATCCTCTGCGCCGCGTGCACCTCCTCATGCCCGGTGTTCTGGACCGACGGGCAGTACTTCGGCCCGGCCGCGATCGTCAACGCCCACCGCTTCATCTTCGACTCGCGCGATGACGCCGGGGAGCAGCGACTGGAGATCCTGAACTCCAAGGAGGGTGTGTGGCGCTGCCGCACCACCTTCAACTGCACCGAGGCGTGCCCGCGCGGCATCCAGGTGACCAAGGCGATCGCCGAGGTCAAGCAGGCCGTCATCACCGGCCGCATCTGATCACCTCGAGGTGACGCCCCGAAGCGTCACCAGAACGGCCGGGCGCCCCTCGACGGGCCCCGGCCGTTCTGCGTCGGGGCCCGGCTGTCCTGTCGCGACGCACCGCCGGCGCTGCTGCCCGGCCGTGGCGGTGCTGCGCCGGTCCTGCCGGCCGGCCGGGGCGGTGCTGCGCCGTGTCCCGCCCGCCGCGCAGACAGAAGTGCGCTGAGCACCGATGTGAAAGCTCATCATCGGTGCTCAGCGCACTTCTGCGTCGACCCCAGCCCGGGATCGACCGCGGGCATGTGTCGACGGTGGCGGCGCTCCCCCGCGGCGGTCGGCAGCCGCCGGTCGCCGGTCGGCGGGGTCAGGAGTAGCTGATCACCAGCGGGGCGTGGTCGGACCAGCGGGTGTCGTAGCTGGGCGCCCGATCGACCTGCGCCGAGGTCGCCCGGGCCGCGAGATCCTCGGTGGCCAGCTGGTAGTCGATCCGCCAGCCGGCGTCGTTGTCGAAGGCCTTGCCGCGCTGCGACCACCAGGTGTACGGCCCGGGGCCGTCGCCGTGGAGGGCGCGGTGGACGTCCACGAATCCGGCGTCGGTGGTGAGGCGGTCGAGGTAGGCGCGCTCCTCGGGGAGGAACCCGGCGGACTTCAGGTTGCCCTTCCAGTTCTTGATGTCCCATTCGGTGTGGGCGATGTTGATGTCCCCGGTGAGCGCCACGTGCCCACCGGCCGCACGGAGCTGCTCGAGCCGCAGCATCATCGCATCGAGGAAGGCGTACTTGTCGGTCATCGTCTGCGGCTTCTCGGTGTTGCCGGAGTGCATGTAGCAGGAGATGACGGTGAGGGTGCGGCCGTCGCCGAACGGGTCGGCGAGGTCGCTCTCGATCCAGCGGCCCGTGTGGCTGTCGCCCTCGACGCCGGGCAGTCCGCAGCGCATGGCGTCCAGATCGACGTCCTCCCGGGAGGAGCGCACGGCGATCGCGACCCCGGCGCGGCCCTTGAGCTGCGAGGCCTCCCCCGCGATGCTCCAGCCCTCGCCCACCAGACCGGCCAGCAGCTCCTCGGGGGCGCGCACCTCCTGGAGGGTGATGACGTCGGCGGAGGTGGCGGCGAGCCAGTCGCCCATCCCCTTCCGCGCGGCGGCACGCAGGCCGTTGACGTTGACGGTGGCGATGGTGAAGGTCACGCGGACACCTCGATCCCGGCGGCCCGCTCGGCCGCCTCGACGACGTTCTTCATGAGCAGTGCACGGGTCATGGGCCCGACACCGCCGGGGTTGGGGCTGAGCCAGGCGGCGACCTCGGAGACGCCGGGGGCGACATCACCGACCAGGCGGGCCTTGCCTCCCTCGGGATCCTCCTGCCGCGAGACGCCGACGTCCAGCACGATCGCGCCGGGCTTGACGTCCTCGGGCCGGACCAGGTGCGCGACGCCGGCGGCGGCGACGATCACATCGGCGCGGCGCAGGTGCTCGGGCAGGTCCGTGGTGCCGGTGTGGGTGAGGGTGACGGTCGCATTGATGCTGCGACGGGTCATGAGCGCGCCGATCGAGCGGCCGACGGTCACTCCGCGCCCGATCACCACGACGTCCTTGCCCGTGAGGTCGATGTCGTGGCGCAGGAGCAGCTCGATCACGGCGCGCGGCGTGCAGGGCAGCGGGGTGTGGATCGGCGTGTAGGCGTTGAGCACCAGGCGGCCGAGGTTCATGGGGTGCAGGCCGTCGGCGTCCTTGGCGGGGTCGATCCGCTCGAGGATCGCGTCGGTGTCGATCTGATCGGGCAGCGGCAGCTGGACGATGTACCCGGTGCACTCCGGATCGGCGTTCAGCTCGTCGACGACAGCTTCCACCTCCTGCTGGCTCGCGTCGGCCGGCAGGTGCTTCTGGATCGAGTGGAGACCGATCTGCTCGCTGTCACGATGCTTGCCGCGCACATAGGCGGCGCTGCCCGGGTCGTCCCCGACCAGCACGGTGGCGAGGCCGGGGCGTCGCTGACCGGCGTCGAC comes from Brachybacterium faecium DSM 4810 and encodes:
- a CDS encoding amidohydrolase (PFAM: Peptidase family M20/M25/M40~TIGRFAM: amidohydrolase), with product MEQSQQVLLGTAEQRAMLGPTGLIATTVAEAEEALRQVRRHLHRHPELSHQEHATTDFIDEHLRALGLTPQRMANTGLICDIPGSDPTLEKMALRADMDALGIPELSTVAFRSTVEGVSHACGHDVHMSAVLGAATALVRAADAGGLRRGVRLVFQPAEEQHPCGALELIGQDVLDGVDSILALHCDPGVDVGHIGLKSGPITSATDPVKILVRGAGGHTSRPHLTQDLVYALGSIATQLPAALTRRMDPRSGVNLTWGSIHAGSAFNAIPSSGTLEGTLRCLDHDAWDQAEDLLETVLADLVRPWGIEARVSHDRGVPPVSNAPSSVEVLSAAVHGVLGRDNLDPTAQSLGGEDFAWYLEKVPGALARLGTRTPGGRTYDLHMGDLMIDERAIGIGASVLASACVQRDLLPV
- a CDS encoding mannose-1-phosphate guanylyltransferase (GDP) (PFAM: Nucleotidyl transferase; Mannose-6-phosphate isomerase~TIGRFAM: mannose-1-phosphate guanylyltransferase/mannose-6-phosphate isomerase), whose translation is MPQAPFVPVIPAGGAGTRLWPLSRRARPKFLLDLTGEGRSLLQGTLARLAPLADRPPIVVTGAAHEAAVREQLASHSGVRVVGEPSPRDSMPAIALAAALVEREDPTAVIGSFAADHLIGDQAAFREAVRLAREAAELGYLVTLGITPTHPATGFGYIEQSAEEESPGAGAGAGAADAGAAADAGAHALPRGVRPVARFVEKPERERAERFLTTGRFLWNAGMFVVRASVLLDELAAQIPPLARGAREIAAAHGTPEQAEVLERVWPHLTAIAIDHALAEPLAAAGRVAVVPSSFGWDDVGDFAALARQLRERPAPAGVEGSEDRGGGDVRVLGSAAVDAVSSRATVYGATDRHIALVGLDGISIVDTEDALLVLADEQAQDLSALVARLERRGLGHLR
- a CDS encoding succinate dehydrogenase subunit C (PFAM: Succinate dehydrogenase cytochrome b subunit~TIGRFAM: succinate dehydrogenase, cytochrome b556 subunit): MASAQSGTLYRGREGMWSWVAHRISGMLIFLFLLVHVLDTALVRVSPEAYNEVIGHYKTVVFGLGEVGLVGAILFHALNGLRIILVDFWSQGTKRQRGMFWAVVVVWVVLMAGFLPRHLMHMFGA
- a CDS encoding succinate dehydrogenase subunit D translates to MTSTTSIPDPSTRYRRTGQRGLNSEMLSWMFMRASGVLLVILVFGHLFVNLWLGQGVKGIDFAFVGGKWASPFWQVWDLLMLWLGLIHGGNGVRTIINDYARGDRLRLVLKGLLYFAVVVTIILGTLVIFTFDPCPTGAEPSLLPSFCEG
- a CDS encoding succinate dehydrogenase subunit A (PFAM: Fumarate reductase/succinate dehydrogenase flavoprotein C-terminal domain; FAD dependent oxidoreductase~TIGRFAM: succinate dehydrogenase, flavoprotein subunit, E. coli/mitochondrial subgroup; succinate dehydrogenase or fumarate reductase, flavoprotein subunitGram-negative/mitochondrial subgroup) — its product is MQTHTYDVVIVGAGGAGMRAALESSKRARTAVVTKLYPTRSHTGAAQGGMCAALANVEDDNWEWHTYDTVKGGDYLVDQDAAEVMAKEAIDAVLDLEKMGLPFNRTPEGKIDQRRFGGHTRDHGEAPVRRSCYAADRTGHMILQTLYQNCVKQDVEFFNEYYVLDVLMTGDPRTDEGVRASGVVTYELATGEIHVFKAKSVVFASGGFGKIFKTTSNAHTLTGDGPAMAFRRGIPLEDMEFFQFHPTGLAGLGILLSEAARGEGGILRNSDMERFMERYAPTLKDLAPRDVVARAMANEVREGRGAGPKKDYVYLDLTHLEPSHIDAKLPDITEFARTYLGVEPYTDPIPVFPTAHYGMGGIPTNIRGEVLRNATDVIPGLYAAGETACVSVHGGNRLGTNSLLDINVFGRRAGIAAAEHADEVDMPELPEDVELPTVELLQRLRDRPATEDRIADIRLELQELMDANVQVFRTDETCRRALAGIAELKKRYETVAIQDKGRRYNLDLMEAVELGFLLDLAEIVALGALHRKESRGGHFREDFENRDDVNFLEHTMAYRTLPDEEGIEGTPIRLGTKPVVITRYEPKERTF
- a CDS encoding succinate dehydrogenase subunit B (PFAM: 2Fe-2S iron-sulfur cluster binding domain~TIGRFAM: succinate dehydrogenase and fumarate reductase iron-sulfur protein), which produces MTAVAEKPEAASGAEEIPSFQVTLRISRFDPDSSKGARWEDFTVTMHGTDRVLDALHEIKWHVDGSLTFRRSCAHGICGSDAMRINGRNRLACKTLLKDLDIDKPITVEPIKGLPVEKDLIVDMEPFFDSYKEIMPFLVAGGQEPSRERLQSAEQRERFDDTTKCILCAACTSSCPVFWTDGQYFGPAAIVNAHRFIFDSRDDAGEQRLEILNSKEGVWRCRTTFNCTEACPRGIQVTKAIAEVKQAVITGRI
- a CDS encoding exodeoxyribonuclease III Xth (PFAM: Endonuclease/Exonuclease/phosphatase family~TIGRFAM: exodeoxyribonuclease III (xth); exodeoxyribonuclease III), whose amino-acid sequence is MTFTIATVNVNGLRAAARKGMGDWLAATSADVITLQEVRAPEELLAGLVGEGWSIAGEASQLKGRAGVAIAVRSSREDVDLDAMRCGLPGVEGDSHTGRWIESDLADPFGDGRTLTVISCYMHSGNTEKPQTMTDKYAFLDAMMLRLEQLRAAGGHVALTGDINIAHTEWDIKNWKGNLKSAGFLPEERAYLDRLTTDAGFVDVHRALHGDGPGPYTWWSQRGKAFDNDAGWRIDYQLATEDLAARATSAQVDRAPSYDTRWSDHAPLVISYS
- a CDS encoding methenyltetrahydrofolate cyclohydrolase /5,10-methylenetetrahydrofolate dehydrogenase (NADP+) (PFAM: Tetrahydrofolate dehydrogenase/cyclohydrolase, NAD(P)-binding domain; Tetrahydrofolate dehydrogenase/cyclohydrolase, catalytic domain), giving the protein MTAQILDGKATAKAIKEELTERVARLVDAGQRRPGLATVLVGDDPGSAAYVRGKHRDSEQIGLHSIQKHLPADASQQEVEAVVDELNADPECTGYIVQLPLPDQIDTDAILERIDPAKDADGLHPMNLGRLVLNAYTPIHTPLPCTPRAVIELLLRHDIDLTGKDVVVIGRGVTVGRSIGALMTRRSINATVTLTHTGTTDLPEHLRRADVIVAAAGVAHLVRPEDVKPGAIVLDVGVSRQEDPEGGKARLVGDVAPGVSEVAAWLSPNPGGVGPMTRALLMKNVVEAAERAAGIEVSA